A single genomic interval of Synechococcales cyanobacterium CNB harbors:
- a CDS encoding polyketide cyclase, whose product MPPTAGHTIRLHRVFRAPPERVYRAFLDPDAMSKWLPPHGFTGKVHESDPRVGGGYRMSFTNFSTGSSHTFGGTYTALVPHERIDYTDRFDDPNLPGEMAVTITLRPVLCGTEVTVEQAGVPAVIPPEMCYLGWQESLSQLAHLVEPEIPDGA is encoded by the coding sequence ATGCCGCCGACTGCCGGCCACACGATCCGTCTGCACCGCGTATTCCGTGCTCCGCCGGAGCGTGTCTACCGGGCGTTCCTCGACCCGGACGCGATGTCCAAGTGGCTGCCGCCGCACGGGTTTACGGGGAAGGTCCACGAGTCGGACCCGCGTGTCGGCGGCGGGTACCGGATGTCGTTCACGAACTTTTCCACCGGCAGCAGCCACACCTTCGGTGGGACGTACACGGCACTGGTACCGCACGAGCGGATCGACTACACCGACCGGTTCGACGACCCGAACCTGCCCGGAGAGATGGCGGTCACGATCACGCTGCGGCCGGTGCTGTGCGGCACGGAGGTGACGGTCGAGCAGGCGGGCGTACCCGCGGTGATCCCGCCGGAGATGTGTTACCTCGGCTGGCAGGAATCACTCTCGCAGCTGGCCCACCTGGTCGAGCCGGAGATTCCGGACGGGGCATGA